The following proteins are encoded in a genomic region of Hemibagrus wyckioides isolate EC202008001 linkage group LG29, SWU_Hwy_1.0, whole genome shotgun sequence:
- the LOC131348939 gene encoding natural killer cell receptor 2B4-like, which produces MTLRRNGNMLLNILTEIRTLRTLLLLLCCLLCEAGEETVTLQEVEGTTITLHTGITGIQSDANILYFYGPEKAEENIFISHVFKGETFTEINERLKDRLQLDRKSGALTIRNISRTDSGVYLLLVLNVLAEHLSSRTFSVIVYDPVSAPVIINQRGNRSVFSTEPCFFLCSVENGEDVNLSWYRENERISITNNTDLSVPLNLSLQIQHLDKNTNTYICVSANPVSYKTTSLSITQLCYHNSGENAHSRSLLPVLISAEVLILVIISMPVWVWLKRKNNKARKFFLFLFL; this is translated from the exons ATGACGTTGAGGAGAAACGGAAACATGCTGCTGAATATTTTAACAGAAATCAGGACTCTCAGGACTCTTCTTCTCCTGCTGTGCT GTTTACTGTGTGAAGCTGGAGAAGAGACGGTCACACTGCAGGAAGTGGAAGGAACCACTATAACTCTCCATACTGGGATAACTGGAATTCAGAGTGATGCTAACATTCTGTATTTCTATGGACCTgagaaagcagaagaaaacaTATTCATTAGTCATGTCTTTAAAGGAGAAACTTTTACAGAAATTAATGAGAGACTTAAAGATCGACTGCAGCTGGACAGAAAAAGTGGAGCTTTAACCATCAGGAACATCAGCAGAACTGATTCTggagtttatttattacttgtCCTTAATGTCCTTGCTGAACATCTCTCATCTAGGACTTTCAGTGTCATTGTTTATG ATCCAGTATCAGCTCcagtaataataaatcaaagaGGAAACCGAAGTGTGTTTTCCACAGAGCCATGTTTCTTCCTGTGCTCTGTGGAGAATGGAGAAGATGTGAATTTATCCTGgtacagagagaatgagagaatctCCATCACCAATAACACAGATCTCAGTGTTCCCCTCAATCTCTCACTTCAAATACAACACCTTGACAAGAACACTAACACTTACATCTGTGTGTCTGCAAACCCTGTCAGCTATAAAACAACTTCTCTCAGCATCACACAGCTCTGTTATCACAACTCAG GTGAAAATGCTCATTCTCGTTCGCTGCTTCCGGTCCTGATATCAGCTGAAGTtttaatattagtaataatatccatgcctgtgtgggtttggctaaaaagaaaaaacaataagGCAAGAAAATTCttcttgtttctgtttctgtga